The following is a genomic window from Solidesulfovibrio fructosivorans JJ].
GTTTCGGGCACTATGACGGCAAAATCGACCCCCCGGATACAACGCATGCGCATATTCAAGTGGCTTTTTCTCCTGGCCGTCATCGCCGGGGCCGGGCTTTTCGCCTGGAAACACTACACCAAGAAAGCCGAACCGCCCCGCGTGCTGGCCACGGCCGAAGCCAAAATCGGCGACGTGCGCAAGGTCCTCGAGGCGACCGGCATCATCAAGGCCCAGGTCGGGGCCATCGTCAAAATCGGCGCCCGGGCCACCGGCACCATCAAGGAAATGAACGTCAAGGTCGGCGACGAGGTGCACAAAGGGCAGCTCATCGCCGTCATCGACGACCGGGAACTGCGCGCCGGCCTGGCCGAGGCCGAAGCCAAGCTCGAACGCGCCAGCGCCGAACTGGGGCAGGTCGAAGCCGTCTACCCCAAACGCATCGCCGAGGCCCAGGCCGAACAGCGCCTGTCCGAGGCCAAGAGCGAATACGCCGCCAGCAACCACAAGCGCCAGCAACAGCTTTTCAACAAGGAACTCATCGCCCGCGACGTGCTCGAGGCCGCCCGGCGCGACGCCCTGGTCGGGCACAACGAAGTCCTGGCCAAACAGGCCTCCCTGGTGCGCCTGACCACCGAATTCGACAAGGAACGCCTCAAGGCCCAAAAAGCCAAGGAAGAGGCGCAAGCCGTCATCGACTCCATCAAGACCAAGATTTCCTACACCCGCATCGTCAGCCCCATCAACGGGGTGGTGGCTTTCGTCACCTCCCAGGCCGGCGAGACCGTGGTGGCCGGGTTGCAGGTGGCCAACCTCATCACCGTGCTCGACCCCACGCGCCTGGAAATGTGGATCTACGTGGACGAGACCGACGTCGGCCAAGTCAAACCCGGCATGCCCGTGGAGTTTCGGGTCGACGCCTACCCGGCCACCACCTTCAAGGGCAGCGTGAACCAGATCTACCCCCAGCCGGAAATCCGCGACAACATCGTCTATTATCAGGCCCTGGTGCGCCTGGACACCAAGGAGTCGATGCGGCTGCGTCCGGAAATGACCACCCAGTGCCAGATCGTGGTCCAGGAAAAAAAGGACGTGTGCGTCATCCCCAACGCCGCCCTCAAGTGGATCGGCGACCGGCAGGTGGTCTTCGCCGTCGGCGAGGGCGGCGCCGTGCACGAGCTGCACCCCAAGCTCGGCCTCGAAGGCCTCAATGAGACCGAAGTGCTCGAAGGCATCGCGCCAGGACAAAAAGTGGCCACCCGCATCGTGCTGCCGGGCCTTGTCGCGCCGGCCATAAACGCCCCCAAACCCAACCGGCCGACCGCGCGATGACCTCCCCCGCCGCCCCGGCCGCCCCTGGGGAACGCCCCGCGCTCATCGAGCTTGCCGACGTGACCCGGACCTACGTCATGGCCGGCATCGCCCACACCGTGCTCGACGGGGTGACGCTTTCCATCGCGGCCGGGGAATTCGCCGCCATCATGGGCCCCTCCGGTTCCGGCAAATCCACCCTGCTCCACATCCTGGGGCTTCTCGACCGCCCGAGCGAAGGCAGCTATCGCTTTGCCGGCCGCGATACGGGCTCCCTTGACGACGACGCGCTCTCGGAGCTTCGAAACCGCGCCATCGGCTTCGTCTTTCAAAGCTTCTACCTCATCCCCTACGCCACGGCCCTCGACAACGTGCTGCTCCCCGGCCTCTACAGCCCGATGCCCGGACAGGTCCTGCGCCGCCGGGCCGAGGAACTGCTGGCCAAGGTGGGCCTGGCCGAGCAGGCCGGACACAAGCCCTCCCAGCTCTCCGGCGGCCAGCAGCAACGCGTGGCCCTGGCCCGGGCCCTCATCAACGACCCGGACCTGATCCTGGCCGACGAGCCCACCGGCCAGCTCGATTCCGCCACCAGCGCCGAAATCATGGAATTGCTCGCCTCGATCAACCGCGACTCCGGCAAGACCGTCATCGTCGTCACCCACGACCAGGCCACGGCCGCCTACTCCGGCCGGCAGATCCTCGTCCGCGATGGCCGCGTGGCGTAACGCCGGGCGTCTCGCCCGCACCTTATGGCGCATCCAGCGCATGGCCGCCCTGGCCCTTTGGGCGCATAAGGCCCGAAGCCTTTTCGTGGTGGCCGCCGTGGCCATGGGCGTGGCGGCGCTGACCGTCATTGTCGCCTCGGTGGACGGCGCGCGGCGCAAGGCGCTCGAGATCGTGGATTTTTTCGGACCGGACGCGGTCATGGTCATCGGCGGGGACATCGAGAACCGGCCCGTGGGCCAGCGCGTCAACACGCTGTCGTTCTCCGACGCCCGGACCATCGCCCGCTCCCTGCCCGGGGCCTACGCCGTGCTGCCCATGCGCTCGGTGCGGGCCGTCACCCTCAAATACGGCAACAGGAACCACGAATCCCCGATCGTGGTCGGGGCCACGGAAAACTACGCCAAGACCTGGAACTGGCCCCTTGCCGAAGGCCGCGACCTCTCGGCCGACGACATCACCCACGCGGCCAAGGTGGCGCTTATAGGCGACGAACCGGCCAAGGAGCTCTTCGGCGACGCCTCGCCCATCGGCCGCACCATCCAGGTCGGCACCCTGCCCGTGCAGATCGTCGGCCGCCTGGCCTACCGGGGCTTGAGCGGCGGCGGCCACGACGTGACCATCGACGACCGCATCATCATGCCCATCACCACACTCACCCAGCGCTTCAACCTCGACCGCAAGTATTTCCGGGGCCTGCGCGTCAAATTCCACGACCCGGAGCACATCGACGCGGCCAAGGACAACCTGCGCGCCCTGCTGCGCCATCTACACAAGCTCGGTCCCACGGAAAACGACGATTTCACCATCATCTCGGCCAGTGAAATCCTCAAATTCCTTACCGCCTTCACCGGCGGGCTGGTGGCGTTTCTGGGGGTGACGGCGGCTGTCGCCATCATCGTCGGCGGCTTCGTGCTGGCCAACCTGATGTTTTTAAGCGTCAGCGAGCGCAAGGTGGAAATCGGCCTGCGCAAGGCCGTGGGCGCGACCAGGACGGCGATAACGGCCCAGTTTCTGTCCGAGGCCCTCTACCTGACGCTGGCCGGATCGCTCTGCGGCATAGGGCTCGGGGTGGCCCTTGGCGAATCGCTGTCCCGGCTCGGGCTGCTGGAGCTGCGCCTGTCGCCCAAGATCTTTTTCCTGTCGCTTCTGGCGGCGCTTGCCATCGCCCTGGTTTTCGGCCTGAGCCCGGCGCGCAAGGCGGCCTCACTGGACCCCATCGAGGCCCTGCGCGGCGGCGGCGAATGAGACGGATATCCCGAGCGGACGGAAAAGGCCTGCCGCCCGACCGGCCGCGGACGCGGCCGGCCAGGGGCAAGGGCGTTACGAGGTGGACGACGTGCCCCGGTACTGCGGGGACTTCTCGATCAGGTCGGTCAAAAGCAGCACCATGGACAGGTCGCGCTTGTTTTGCGGCGTGACGGCCGAAAGCACGTAGTCTTTGAGCGACGCTCCGGTGCCCGGCAAATCCTTGCCCTCTCCCTGCCGGATGTTGTGGACGGCTTCCAGGAACGACAGCAACAGGTACGGCCAGACATCATCATAATAGAGGTGGTAGTCGAGTATCTCCTTGATCTTGAAGATCGCATACATGATGTTTTCGGATTCCCTGTAATCCCTGGTCCACAGGTCCCGATCGCTGAGCTGGGGACGCCCGGGCGACAGGTTCGTCGCCATCCCCCGTACCGGCTCCCGCGCCCGTCGATGGTCGTCGAGATACATGATTTGAGCCATGTGCCTCCCTCCCTGGCGGCTTTGCCGTCCGGCTTCCCGCCGGACGTTCGAATCTTACCCCCTTTTCGGCCGCTTTCCGGATTCCTTTAGCGCCTCGAAAATAGTTTATTACAATAGTATCATGTCAGAAGCATTGGAAATAACGATTTCACCCGGCACGCCGGTCCGCGTAAAGAGGAAGCATCTCAATCCGTCAGCCTGGAGGAAGCCATGACCGATGCGGCCCATATGGCCTTGTGGGAGAGCCTCGACCTCGACATACCGGCCCACGACGCCTTGCTTACGGTGCTGGGCAAGTTTTACGGCGACATCTATCTGTCCCAGCAGGGACGCCTCAAGGGAGCGGAGTATCTGGATTTCGTGCTGTCCGAGGTGCACGGGCTGCGCATCAAGGAGATTCAGGACGCCAAGGCGACCGGGAAAAAAGTGGTGGGCACCTTCTGCGTGTTCGTGCCCGAGGAGCTCACCCTCGCCGCCGACGCCATCCAGGTGGGGCTTTGCGCCGGGGCCAAGGCCGGGACCGAAAAGGCCGAGACCCTCGTGCCGCGCAACACCTGCGACCTCATCAAATCCTTCGTCGGCTTCAAGCTGGCCAAGCTTTGCCCCTACACCGAATCCTGCGACCTGGTGGTCGGGGAAACCACCTGCGACGGCAAGAAAAAGGCCTACGAGGCCTTTGGCGAACATGTCCCCATGCACGTGATGGAAGTGCCCCAGTGCAAGGGACCCCGCGACCGCGACCTCTTCCGGGCCGAGCTTACGCGCTACAAGGACGCGCTGGAAAAGCTCACCGGCAACACCATCACCGCCGCCGCCCTGGCCGCGGCGACCAAGGTCGTCAACGCCAAGCGGCAGGCCCTCCAGCGCCTGGCCAGGTTGCGCAGCGCCGATCCGGCCCCCATCTCCGGCCGCGACGCCCTCCTCGTCAACCAGATCAGCTTCTACGACGACCCGGTGCGCTTCACCGCCAAGATAAACGAGCTGTGCGACGAGATGGAAGCCCGCATCAAGGCCGGCCAGGGCGTGGCTCCGTCCGGAACGCCAAGGCTCCTTCTGGCCGGCTGTCCCATGGCCGTGCCCAACTGGAAGCTGCCCTACCTGATCGAAAGCTCCGGCGCGGTGATCGTTGGCGAGGAATCCTGCATCGGCGAACGCAACACGCGCGATTTCACCGACGAGACGCCGACGGACCTGGACGGCATGCTCGACGCCCTCACCGATCGCTACATGAAGATCGACTGCGCCTGCTTCACGCCCAACACCGAACGCCTGGACCACATCGCGGCCATGGCCAAAGAACTCGGGGCCGACGGCGTGATCCACTACGGCTTGCTCTTCTGCCAGCCCTACGCCCACGAGGCGCTGAAGGTGGGGAAAGCCATGGAGGCGGCCGGCCTGCCCTACCTCGCCATCGAGACGGATTACGGCATGGAGGACGCGGGCCAGCTCAAGACCCGGGTCGAGGCCTTTGTGGAGACGCTTTCATGAGCACCTACGCGGGCCTGGACATCGGCTCGCGCAGCATCGAACTGGTGGTGCGCGGCGGCGGGGAGACCATCGCCTCCCGCCGCCTGGCCACCACCTACGACCCGGCTTCCCGGCTGCGGGAGCTCTTTGCGGACGGCGCGCCGCAGCGGCTTGCCGTCACCGGCTACGGCCGGGAGCTGGCCCGGGAACTTTTTCCCCAGGCCCTGACCCTGACCGAGATCAAGGCCCACGCCATGGGCGCGGCCCAGCTCTTTCCCGAGGCCCGCACCCTGCTCGACATCGGCGGCCAGGACACCAAGGCCGTGGCGCTTTTGCCCGGGGGCAAGGTCGGCCGGTTCGAGATGAACGACCGCTGCGCCGCCGGCACGGGCAAATTTCTGGAAATGACGGCCACGGTCTTCGGCATCCCGGTGGAGGAATTCGGCCGGCTGGCCCTGACCGGCAGTCCCGATGCCCCGGTCATCGGCTCCATGTGCACGGTCTTCGCCGAGACCGAGGCCACGACGCTCATGGCCCGGGGCACGCCCCCGGCCGACATCGCCCTGGGCCTGCACCGGGCCATCGTCGCGCGCACCGCGGCCATGCTCGCCCGGGTGGGGCTGGCCGCGCCCCTGGTCTTCGTCGGCGGCGTGGCCCGCAACCCCTGCGTGGTCCGGCTTCTTTCCGAAACGCTCGACGCGCCGCCGCTTGTCCCGGATGCGCCGGAAATGACCGGAGCCCTGGGCGCGGCCCTGTGGCTCGAGACCCGGACGCCGTAGGCTCCGGCCGCTCCGTTCCCCTGGTGGCCGCCGCGGGGCCTGTCCCTGCCGACTGGCAGTGCCCTGTGCCCGTGCCGTCACGGGCACAGGGCACTGCGCGCCACCAAGCGTGACAGTACTCCCTCCAATAAAAATAAATAGATGCCTTTTCATAATTATATTAACTATCACGAATATAAATAATTATTAATAGGCAACTAATTTCTTGTCATTCACCATTCCCCAGCGTAAAAGAAAGCTGCGTCACGCTCCGGATTAGCCACCGGAGCGTGCGCGAGCGCGTTGCTTCGTATCCAACGAAAGCCGCAAGTTGTGGAGGAAGGGAAAATGAGAAATCTTACGAGCTTGGCCCTGGCGGCCGTCATGGTGCTCGGCGCGATCGCCGCCGCCCATGCCGCCACCGAGGTCAAAATGACCGGTGATGCGCGTGTCTATGGAAACTTCTTTGAAAACCGCAACTATACCGGTTGGAACAAGACCGGCACCAAAACCGGCGACGACTTCGAGATCTGGGAGCGCTTTCGCCTGCGTTCCGACTTCATCGCCAACGAGGCCGTGAAGTTCCGTCTGGGCATCAAGGTGGAAGACGTCTGGGGCCACGGCACCTTCACCGCCGCCAACCCGGACACCGCCGTCCAGGTCGACCTGGCCTACCTGCAGTTCATGCTGCCCGGTTGTGACGGCGTCCAGGTGACGGCCGGCCTCCAGGACGTGAACCTGCCCCAGAGCGGCCTGTTCTACGGCAACCCGGTCTGGAACGACAAGATGGCCGCCCTGGTCGTCACCGCCCCCATCATCGACAAGAACCTGTCGGTCATGGCCGGTTTCGGTCGCCTGATCGACACCAACCGCACCTATGACTCCACGACCACCCAGGTGGCCGACGAACTCGACGCCTACTTCCTGGCCCTGCCCATCACCGTTGACGGCTTCAAGGCCATCCCGTGGGGCATGCTCGCCGTGGCCGGCCGCAATGCCAACTACACCTACAAGGATACCACGGACGTCGCCGAATGGGGCAACACCTACGCCAACACCCTGGTGTCCGCCGCCAGCTCCTCCAACATGACCACCCCCGGTTCGGTGGGCTACTGGAAGAACGACCAGAATCCTTACTTCTGGGTCGGGGGCGCGTTTGAAGTCACCGCCCTGGATCCGGTCAAGTTCTATGCCGACGTGATCTACGGCGCCGGCGCCCAGAGCGACCACAAGGCCGCCCAGCGCCAGGGCTGGATGGTCGACGCCGGTGTCGAATACACCGGCCTCGACGTGGTCACCCCGCAGGTGTTCGCCTTCTGGTCCACCGGTGAGGACAAGTCCACCATGAACGGCTCTGAGCGCATGCCTTACATGCGGTCGGAGTGGGGCCCGGGCAACAGCTTCCTGTTCGACAGCAGCCAGGAACTCGGCAAGGGTTCCAACATGTACACCGACCCCGTGGGCAACTACGGCATCGGCGCGTCGCTCAACAACATCTCCTTTATCGACAAGCTGACCAACCGGTTGACCTTCGTGTACGTGCGCGGCAACAACTCCCCGCGCGCCATCCGCAACGCGCGGCTTTACCTCAACAACTCCTACTTCACCATGGGCCATGACCTGAGCTACAACGACTACGTCATGGGCCTCAACTTCGACACGAAGTACATGATCTACGAAAACCTGGCCGCGGTCATGGAAACCGGCTGGGCTCACGGCCAGTTCCAGGAAAGCGTCTGGGGCCATCGCCTGGTCAGCCAGTCCGAGGCCAACGGCAACAACGCCTGGAAGGTCGCTTTCGGCCTGACCTACAAGTTCTAGAAGCGACTGTCGGATACGGCACGCGCAAGGGGGCCTTCGGGCCCCCTTTTTTATGGCTCGCCCGGGCGTCCTGTTGACGCCGCCGGGGAGGCGCTGCACACTGCCGTGAAAATCCGCCTCCGCGCGAATGCGGCAAGGAGATCCCATGGCCAAGCAGATCGTCGTTCCCAAAGGCGCGCCCGCGCCCATCGGTCCCTATTCGCCCGGCGTTTGGGCCGGAGACTTGTTCTTCGTTTCCGGACAGACCCCCATCGACCCGGCGACCGGGGCCATTGTGGCCGGGACCGTCGCCGACCAAGCCCGCCAGTCCATCGCAAACGTGCGGACCATCCTCGAAGCCGCCGGCCTCGGCCTGGACCACGTGGTGAAGGCCACCCTGTTCATCAAGGACATGAACGACTTTGCGACCATAAACGAGGTCTACGCCGCGCACTTCGCCAAGCCCTATCCGGCCCGGTCCTGCGTCGAGGTGGCCCGGTTGCCCCGGGACGTCCTGGTGGAGATCGAAGTGGTGGCTAGCAGGTCCTAAGAACCGGTCCGACGCCGCCGCCCCGGCCTTGACTTTCCCGCCTTTGCCGGGAAATGATATCCGGTTGTCAATCACACGGGAGCGCGCGCATGATCGACGGAAAAGGTGCCGGAGGGGATTCCGGCGGCAAGAGGTTTCGGGCAGCCCGGATTTTTTCCGTGCCCGAAGACGTCAAGTTCCTGGATACCCTGGAACTGACGCGGTTGTCCGAGGCGTTTTCCGCCTGGACCGAACGGTCCGGACGGCCCGATGTGACCGTCTCCCGCAACCGGGTGCGGCTGATCTACCTCATGTTGCGCCACACCGGGGCGCGCCTTGGCGAGGTGCTGGCCTTAAACGACCGCACCGACGTCAACCTCGACACCCTGTCCGTCAATTTCAGCGGCGGCAACGGCGGCGAGGGGCGCGAGGTCCAGATTCCGGCGGAGCTCGGCGACGCGTTGGCCGCCGTGTTCGACGATCCGGCCTATGCCTCGCTGCGGGGCAACCTTTTTCGCCTGGACCAGGGGCATGTGCGCCGCAAGTTTTACGAGCGAGCCGAGGAATGCGGCTTCACCAAGGAGCTGGTGAACCCGAGCACCATCCGCCGGTCCCGCGCCGTGGAGCTCTTGCGCGACGATGTGCCGCTGCCCGTGGTGCAGCGCATCCTGGGCCATTCCACAGCCGACCTCACCGCCGCCTTCCTGCATCTGCCCGAAGAACAGCGCCGCAAGGTGGAGCGGCAGGTGCTCACCCGCGAAACCCGCCGCACCAGCGCCCGAAACGCGTTTTTCGGCCGCGTGGCCCAGGTCCACAAGGGGGACATCCAGTCCCGGGTCGTGGTCGAAAGCCTGGGCGGCCATGCCGTGTCCTCGGTGATCACCAACGAAAGCGTCAAAAACCTCGGCGTGACCGAAGGCTCCTTCGTCACGGCCGAGATCAAGGCCCCGTGGGTGGTGCTCGAAACCTGCGACGAGATGCCGCGGGCCACGGCCACCAACCGCTTTCTCGGCGAGGTGGAGCTGGTGCGCCTGGGCGAGCTTACGGCCGAGGTCATCGTGGCCCTGTCCGACGGCACGCGGCTTTGCGCCCTGGTCACTACCAAAAGCGTGCGCGAACTCGATTTGGTCGAGGGGCAAAAGGTCTGGGCCATGTTCAACGCCTTCGCCGTGGTGCTCCACGTCGATTGAGCCCTTTCGCCAGGACGATCAAGGAAGGGAGGGGACGACCATGAAGAAATTCATCGTTTGCCTGGACGGCTCCGAACTGTCCCAGCGCGCCCTGGAACGGGCCCTCGACGCCGCCCGGTGCGTTGACGCCGAGATCCTGGCGATCACGGCCGTGGAGGCCCTGTCCTTTTTCGATTGCAAGACCGAGGACTGCGAAAAGACCTTCAGCCACATCATGCGCGAACCCAAGAAGATCCTGGCCGATGCCGAGGAGATCGCCCGGGAGCGCGGCATGACCATCCGCA
Proteins encoded in this region:
- a CDS encoding efflux RND transporter periplasmic adaptor subunit, with the protein product MRIFKWLFLLAVIAGAGLFAWKHYTKKAEPPRVLATAEAKIGDVRKVLEATGIIKAQVGAIVKIGARATGTIKEMNVKVGDEVHKGQLIAVIDDRELRAGLAEAEAKLERASAELGQVEAVYPKRIAEAQAEQRLSEAKSEYAASNHKRQQQLFNKELIARDVLEAARRDALVGHNEVLAKQASLVRLTTEFDKERLKAQKAKEEAQAVIDSIKTKISYTRIVSPINGVVAFVTSQAGETVVAGLQVANLITVLDPTRLEMWIYVDETDVGQVKPGMPVEFRVDAYPATTFKGSVNQIYPQPEIRDNIVYYQALVRLDTKESMRLRPEMTTQCQIVVQEKKDVCVIPNAALKWIGDRQVVFAVGEGGAVHELHPKLGLEGLNETEVLEGIAPGQKVATRIVLPGLVAPAINAPKPNRPTAR
- a CDS encoding ABC transporter ATP-binding protein; the encoded protein is MTSPAAPAAPGERPALIELADVTRTYVMAGIAHTVLDGVTLSIAAGEFAAIMGPSGSGKSTLLHILGLLDRPSEGSYRFAGRDTGSLDDDALSELRNRAIGFVFQSFYLIPYATALDNVLLPGLYSPMPGQVLRRRAEELLAKVGLAEQAGHKPSQLSGGQQQRVALARALINDPDLILADEPTGQLDSATSAEIMELLASINRDSGKTVIVVTHDQATAAYSGRQILVRDGRVA
- a CDS encoding ABC transporter permease; this translates as MAAWRNAGRLARTLWRIQRMAALALWAHKARSLFVVAAVAMGVAALTVIVASVDGARRKALEIVDFFGPDAVMVIGGDIENRPVGQRVNTLSFSDARTIARSLPGAYAVLPMRSVRAVTLKYGNRNHESPIVVGATENYAKTWNWPLAEGRDLSADDITHAAKVALIGDEPAKELFGDASPIGRTIQVGTLPVQIVGRLAYRGLSGGGHDVTIDDRIIMPITTLTQRFNLDRKYFRGLRVKFHDPEHIDAAKDNLRALLRHLHKLGPTENDDFTIISASEILKFLTAFTGGLVAFLGVTAAVAIIVGGFVLANLMFLSVSERKVEIGLRKAVGATRTAITAQFLSEALYLTLAGSLCGIGLGVALGESLSRLGLLELRLSPKIFFLSLLAALAIALVFGLSPARKAASLDPIEALRGGGE
- a CDS encoding double-cubane-cluster-containing anaerobic reductase, whose product is MTDAAHMALWESLDLDIPAHDALLTVLGKFYGDIYLSQQGRLKGAEYLDFVLSEVHGLRIKEIQDAKATGKKVVGTFCVFVPEELTLAADAIQVGLCAGAKAGTEKAETLVPRNTCDLIKSFVGFKLAKLCPYTESCDLVVGETTCDGKKKAYEAFGEHVPMHVMEVPQCKGPRDRDLFRAELTRYKDALEKLTGNTITAAALAAATKVVNAKRQALQRLARLRSADPAPISGRDALLVNQISFYDDPVRFTAKINELCDEMEARIKAGQGVAPSGTPRLLLAGCPMAVPNWKLPYLIESSGAVIVGEESCIGERNTRDFTDETPTDLDGMLDALTDRYMKIDCACFTPNTERLDHIAAMAKELGADGVIHYGLLFCQPYAHEALKVGKAMEAAGLPYLAIETDYGMEDAGQLKTRVEAFVETLS
- a CDS encoding acyl-CoA dehydratase activase produces the protein MSTYAGLDIGSRSIELVVRGGGETIASRRLATTYDPASRLRELFADGAPQRLAVTGYGRELARELFPQALTLTEIKAHAMGAAQLFPEARTLLDIGGQDTKAVALLPGGKVGRFEMNDRCAAGTGKFLEMTATVFGIPVEEFGRLALTGSPDAPVIGSMCTVFAETEATTLMARGTPPADIALGLHRAIVARTAAMLARVGLAAPLVFVGGVARNPCVVRLLSETLDAPPLVPDAPEMTGALGAALWLETRTP
- a CDS encoding outer membrane homotrimeric porin, which gives rise to MRNLTSLALAAVMVLGAIAAAHAATEVKMTGDARVYGNFFENRNYTGWNKTGTKTGDDFEIWERFRLRSDFIANEAVKFRLGIKVEDVWGHGTFTAANPDTAVQVDLAYLQFMLPGCDGVQVTAGLQDVNLPQSGLFYGNPVWNDKMAALVVTAPIIDKNLSVMAGFGRLIDTNRTYDSTTTQVADELDAYFLALPITVDGFKAIPWGMLAVAGRNANYTYKDTTDVAEWGNTYANTLVSAASSSNMTTPGSVGYWKNDQNPYFWVGGAFEVTALDPVKFYADVIYGAGAQSDHKAAQRQGWMVDAGVEYTGLDVVTPQVFAFWSTGEDKSTMNGSERMPYMRSEWGPGNSFLFDSSQELGKGSNMYTDPVGNYGIGASLNNISFIDKLTNRLTFVYVRGNNSPRAIRNARLYLNNSYFTMGHDLSYNDYVMGLNFDTKYMIYENLAAVMETGWAHGQFQESVWGHRLVSQSEANGNNAWKVAFGLTYKF
- a CDS encoding RidA family protein, with the protein product MAKQIVVPKGAPAPIGPYSPGVWAGDLFFVSGQTPIDPATGAIVAGTVADQARQSIANVRTILEAAGLGLDHVVKATLFIKDMNDFATINEVYAAHFAKPYPARSCVEVARLPRDVLVEIEVVASRS
- a CDS encoding TOBE domain-containing protein, with amino-acid sequence MIDGKGAGGDSGGKRFRAARIFSVPEDVKFLDTLELTRLSEAFSAWTERSGRPDVTVSRNRVRLIYLMLRHTGARLGEVLALNDRTDVNLDTLSVNFSGGNGGEGREVQIPAELGDALAAVFDDPAYASLRGNLFRLDQGHVRRKFYERAEECGFTKELVNPSTIRRSRAVELLRDDVPLPVVQRILGHSTADLTAAFLHLPEEQRRKVERQVLTRETRRTSARNAFFGRVAQVHKGDIQSRVVVESLGGHAVSSVITNESVKNLGVTEGSFVTAEIKAPWVVLETCDEMPRATATNRFLGEVELVRLGELTAEVIVALSDGTRLCALVTTKSVRELDLVEGQKVWAMFNAFAVVLHVD
- a CDS encoding universal stress protein, translating into MKKFIVCLDGSELSQRALERALDAARCVDAEILAITAVEALSFFDCKTEDCEKTFSHIMREPKKILADAEEIARERGMTIRTLAEPGRPAETVARIARQEEADEIYLGSRGKDDVEKLLLGSVSTRLVQIAPCTVIVVR